TCTGGTGAAAAGAAAAGACCCTGAAGCGGCCGGAATCGCCGTCGTGCACATCATGCGTTTTGAGAACTCAAAAATTACTGAGCTATGGGATCTAGGGCAGGAGATTTTGAAAGACTGCCCCAATGAAAACGGTTTGTTCTAAGCTTTTTTGACGAATTCGGATTTCAAATTAATTGAACCGATGCCGTCAATCTTGCAAGCGATATCGTGGCCATCACCCGCGTCAGTCAGGCGGATGTTTTTCACTTTCGTTCCAACTTTAACGACGTTTGAAGAACCTTTGATACGCAATTCTTTAATGACTGTGACTGAATCACCATCATTTAAAATATTGCCGTTGGCATCGCGAATAAGACTATCTTGAACGTCTTCAGCTGCATTATCAGCAGAAGCGTGGGCACTCCACTCGTTCCCACACTCTGGACAAATCCAAAGATTTCCATCAGCGTAAATATTTTCAGAATTGCATTTTGGGCAGTTGGTTGGATCTTGCATGGGGCGATCTTAATACCCTTAAGCCTTATTGGCTAGCAAGTTTACAGAATAAAATACCGCTGGCCATGCGCTTAACCACATCCAAAAGAATCTGTTTAATCCAAATGTTAGATAATTAATGAAGTGGAAGACAATGGCAGCACCAGCATAAATATAAACCCAGGATGGATTTACAAGGACCAACGGGCTAGAAAGTTCAAACAACAAAATCAACCAGCTTATTCCAAGAGCCACCAAAGGTGCTGATTTTAACCATGCGGAAAACATCTTCACATCAGGAAAAATGCTCTGATTTAAAAATATTGAAAGAGCCTTCCCTGTACGCCATTCAATCTCAAGGATCTTTTTATAGCCCGCCTTAAAGTAAGAAAAGATCAGGTGAATGGAAATATAAATCATTCCTAATTTTTGCCAAAGTTCCGTAGTTGCAAAAAGACTTATCAGCAAACCCGTAAGCACCACAACGGTCATCATGTCGCTTCCGCCATTAAGATTTCCGCGAAAGCGAATGCAGATCAAAAGATGGGTGAAAAGTAGCAATAAAAAGACAATGGGGTGATTTATGAAAATGCCTACAACTGCCAGGGACATTTGCAATAACGAGATAAGCCTTAGGCTTTCTATAGAAAAAATCTTTTCGATGGTACTACGAGAAAGAGGCAGACCCATTTCCAGGTCAGGCAATAGATTTTCCAAACTCCAGACAGCACAAAAAGTGCTATTTTTTGTTAAAAGAATAATCTCTAAAGCTTGAAATGCCATAGTCACGGCTAAGAGTTTTGAAATTAAACCAATCGCGATCACTAAACTCATACAAGACTCGTTTCTTCTGAAACATAAAGGTCCAAGGTTTCCGAAGGACTTTTTGCCACGAGTTTAAATTTTGCGCGGGGATCAATTTTAAATTCTATAAGTTTTTCGGTAACAAGGGATCTGACCATCTTAAAAGTAGTCAGCTGGGTCACATCTTCTTCAGCTAAGTCACTTTGCAAATCCTGGGCAAAATGTTCCAAGAGATTTAGTTCTGCTAAAGCTAAATTCACTTCCGAATTTACAAAAAAACCCAGAGGTTGTCGTTCCTGGTGAAACGGCAATAGGGTCCATTCCGCCGCACCAGGCGCCAAAACCCAAAGACTGAACTCATAGGCAACCTGATTAAAGAAGTTCCAGTTTGGAAATAAAACACGCACTAAATTTATAAATTTCTTTATCTGAAACCTTGAGCCTGCGTCTGTCATATTTCTTTTAGCATGGCACTGAAGACTTTCTTTGGGAAGGGCATTGTAAATGTCATGATAGTTAAAAAGAGGACTGAAATGCCGGCAATAAGTGTAACAGATCGATCTATCGTTAGCTCACGGGTTTTTGATTATCCTCGCGAGACTGTTTTTGATGCGTGGATAAATCCAGAACAACTTTCCCGCTGGTGGGGGCCTAAAGGTTTTAGAAATACCTTTCATAAATTTGATCCCAAGGCGGGTGGTCAGTGGGATTTCACCATGCACGGCCCGGATGGCATGAACTACCAAAACCGCTGCGTATTTGAAGAAGTCATCAAGCCAGAAAGAATCATTTTCACGCATCTGCAACCGGGACATGAGTTTGAAGTGACAGCTACATTTCAAAAGGTATTGGAGGGACGCTGCAAATTGATTTTTGAGATGTTGTTTACTTCGAAAGATGAATGCGACTTAGTGCGAAGTTTTGTCTTAGAGGCGAATGAAGAAAATTTTGATCGCTTGGAACAAGTGCTTAACTCTACAGCTAAGCACATTGGAATTAATCAGTAAAAACTAAGTCACACCGTGACGGGTAAGTTCAAGCTGTCTGAATTTATTTGTGTCTTGGTCAAACTCCCAAAGTTCGCCTTCTTCAAGATCGAAATAAACACCGATGCAGCTTAATTGTCCTGATTCGACGGCTTCACGAACAAACGGGAAGGTCATAAGGTTGCGCAATGAAACTTTAATCGATTCCATTTCAGCGTAACGAATTCTGGTCTCTTCATCTTCGTTACCATGTTCTTGCATAACAACTTTGCGAGCGTCTTTAGCGATATTCATCCATTGGCTAACGAAACTATCTGGATTTTCTTGAGGTCCGCGCATCAAAGCACGAATCCCACCGCACTGGCGGTGACCAAGAATGATGATGTTTTCCACCTTTAGGTTTACAACCGCAAATTCCAGCGCAGAACTAGTACCGTGGAAACCAACAGCGGAAGGTTCGCACGGAGGCACAAGGTTAGCTACGTTACGAACAACGAAAAGCTCACCCGGTAAAGCTCCTGTTAAAATCGCAGGGTCTACGCGGGAGTCGGAGCAACCGATTAGGAATGTTTTAGGCGTTTGGCCTGAAGAAGCCAAGCGACGGTAAATGGAATTTTCAAGTTCTTCTTGAAAATACTTTTCTTTGAATCGTCTGAAACCCGCCATTAAGCGGACAAGTGCCTTGTTCATACCTAAACCTGTATTAAGATTCAGGCATCCGGTCAAGAATTAAACCTGTTAATATTCTAATGCGGTTCACTCCATTCACGTTCGAATTCAGTGCGATAATTGTTCATGGCGTTCTCTAAGCCTCCCAGGACCTCTATAGCGGTTTCAAACAACCCTTTGGCTCTGAGATCATCCATTTTTTGCACGTCTTCACGCAGGTGTTCTTGCAGCTCATGAAGCACCTTTGCCATGTTTTTGGCATGGGCCTTGGGGTCATTAGAAATGACTCGATCAATTTCCATAAGCTACCTCCTGTTGACACTTTTTAAAGTTTATCATTCCCAAGACTGGGGCTCAAACGAGGGTGTGCGTTGAATGTGTTTAAGCAGTCTGGATTTGGTTGAGAAAATATGAAAAGCGATTCAAAATTTTTCGATATTCCATTCAATCTAAAGGAGCGCGCATGAAAGACGTTAATACTTATTTAACATTCGATGGCAGTTGCAAAGAAGCTATGTCGTTTTACCAAAAGTGTCTTGAAGGTGAACTGCAGATGACGACTTTTGGCGAGTCTAATATGCCTACACCTCCAGAAGCCAAAGATCGGGTCATGCATGCGCGTATGTTTAAAGGTGGCATGACTTTAATAATGGCTTCCGACACAATGCCGGGCATGCAGTGCAGACAGGGTGATAACTTTTCAATTTCTCTGACTTGCGAAAATGCTGGAGAGGCAGAAAAATTCTTTGTCAGTCTTTCAGAAGGGGGGATTGTTAAGATGCCTCTGCAGGAAACTTTCTGGGCAGAGAAATTTGCCATGTTCACAGATAAGTTCGGTATCAACTGGATGATTAATTTAGAAAAGGCGCACTAACAAAAAAAGGATAATAAATGGCTTACGTTGATGGATTCGTACTAGTAGTTCCTAAGAAAAATATTAACATCTATAAAAAAATGGCAAAGCTGGCGGGCAAGGTCTGGATGGAACATGGCGCCCTGGAATACCGAGAAACCGTCAGTGATAATTTAAAGACTGAAGGTGATGTTCTTCCGTTTCCAAAAATGACGAAAGCAAAACCCTCTGATTATGTTTGTTTTTCCTGGGTGGTTTATAAAAGCAAAGCCCACAGAAACGCCGTGGTTAAAAAGGTCATGACGGATCCAAGGCTTCATGCTTATACAGAAATGCCTTTTGATATGAAAAAGATGAGCTACGGCGGCTTCAAAACAATCGTTGATCTTTCTTGAAGTGTGGATCGAAGCACTTAACTGTTGCCAAGAATCAGAAATCCGTTTGCAATATTAAAGGTAAAAAGGAGCATCAATGAAAAACAAATTACCTTTAATCGCACGTATTATTTTAGGACTTATTTACTTTGTGTTCGGATTAAACGGATTTCTGAACTTTATCCCGGCACCACCAACTATGCCTGAAGCCACTGTGGCATTCTTTAACGGCATGATGTCGACGGGGTATTTCTTTCCAGTATTAAAGGCGACTGAAACTATCGGTGGTTTGCTATTGTTATCTGGATTTGCGGCACCTTTAGCATTAGTGGTCCTGGCTCCGATCACAATTCAAATTGCACTTTTTCATGGGATCCTGACACCAGGCCTAGAAAATTTCGCGATCCCGCTATTGATGATCATTCTGCATGTGACTGCTGCAATGGCTTACTGGCCAATGTACAGACCACTATTTAATCGCCAAGTATATAAGTAAATCTTAACAGGTGGATTCTGTTAAAGAATCCACCTTACGCTTTGATTTTGTATCCGGTTCTAAAGATTCTCCAAACTGAAATTAAACAGATCACTAAAAATACCAGGGTTAATATCAAACTGGTTGTGACGCCAACGTCGGAAACTCCGTAAAAACTCCAGCGAAAGCCGCTGATTAAATATACTACCGGATTAAATAAAGAAATTTTCTGCCAAACGGGTGGAAGCATTTCGATAGAATAAAAACTGCCACCCAAAAAAGTTAACGGTGTCATAATCATCAGTGGAATGATTTGCAGTTTTTCAAAACCATCCGCCCAAAGACCTATGATAAAGCCAAAAAGACTAAAGGTCACAGAGATCAAGACCAAAAAAGAAAGCATCCAAACAGGATGTTCGACTTCATAGTTCACAAAGAATTTTGCCGTGATAAGAATGATTAGGCCCAATATAAGTGACTTTGTGGCTGCCGCACCGACATAACCCACGACGATTTCAAAAGCCGAAATAGGTGCAGAAAGAATTTCATAAATGGTGCCGGTGAAACGAGGAAGATAAATACCAAACGAAGCATTAGAAATACTTTCTGTCATGATCGAAAGCATAATTAGCCCGGGAACGATAAAAGCTCCGTAACTAACCCCTTGCATGTTTTCCATTTTAGAACCGATGGCAGCGCCAAAAACTATAAAGTACAAAGAGGTAGAAAGAACCGGGGAGGCAATGCTTTGAAACAAAGTGCGAAAGAAGCGAGTCATTTCGAAAGTGAAGATCGCTTTGATGGCATAAATATTCATTTGCTGCCTCCAATAAGCCTAACAAAAATTTCCTCTAAGGAGCTTTCCCGGGATTTGATGTCTTTAAACTCAATGCCGTTATTAATTATTTGTTTTAAGAATAAAAGAACGGCAGTCTCTTCTTTTTTCGAATCAAAACTGCATACCAAGGTTTCTTTATCTTTTGATAGCTCCACTTGAAAATCTTTAAGTCCAGATGGAACTTCACTTAATGGCTTTAAAAGTTGCAAAGTAAGCTGCTTTTTTCCAAGCTTCTTCATCAAACGATTCTTTTCTTCCACTACAATCAACTCACCCTTATTAATAACGCCAATCCGATCCGCCATCTCTTCGGCTTCTTCAATATAATGAGTGGTCAGAATGATTGTGACCCCTTTGTTACGCAGTCCTCGCACCATCTGCCACATATCGTGACGAAGGGAAACATCGACCCCGGCAGTGGGTTCATCTAAAAACAAAATCTCTGGCTCATGGGCCAAGGCTTTAGCAATCATCACTCTGCGTTTCATGCCTCCTGAAAGCGCCATGATCCTTGAATCTTTTTTATCCCACAGCGATAGATCACGAAGTATTTTTTCTAAATATTCTTTGTTACGGGGTTTACCGAAAACCCCCTGGCTGAATTGCACAGTATTCCACACGATCTCAAACATATCGCCAGTGAGCTCTTGGGGCACAAGTCCGATCTTTGCTCGCGCTTTTCGATATTCTTTGATGACATCAAAGCCGTCCGCCAAAATGGTTCCAGAAGTTGGATTCACGATGCCGCAAATCGCGTTGATCAGTGTCGTTTTGCCAGCACCATTAGGACCAAGCAATGCAAAGATCTCTCCGCGGTTGATTTTTAAGTTCACATTTTTTAGGGCAAGCAACCCTGAGGAATAAGTTTTATTAAGGTCAT
This is a stretch of genomic DNA from Bdellovibrio reynosensis. It encodes these proteins:
- a CDS encoding zinc ribbon domain-containing protein YjdM translates to MQDPTNCPKCNSENIYADGNLWICPECGNEWSAHASADNAAEDVQDSLIRDANGNILNDGDSVTVIKELRIKGSSNVVKVGTKVKNIRLTDAGDGHDIACKIDGIGSINLKSEFVKKA
- a CDS encoding HTTM domain-containing protein, translated to MSLVIAIGLISKLLAVTMAFQALEIILLTKNSTFCAVWSLENLLPDLEMGLPLSRSTIEKIFSIESLRLISLLQMSLAVVGIFINHPIVFLLLLFTHLLICIRFRGNLNGGSDMMTVVVLTGLLISLFATTELWQKLGMIYISIHLIFSYFKAGYKKILEIEWRTGKALSIFLNQSIFPDVKMFSAWLKSAPLVALGISWLILLFELSSPLVLVNPSWVYIYAGAAIVFHFINYLTFGLNRFFWMWLSAWPAVFYSVNLLANKA
- a CDS encoding SRPBCC family protein, producing MPAISVTDRSIVSSRVFDYPRETVFDAWINPEQLSRWWGPKGFRNTFHKFDPKAGGQWDFTMHGPDGMNYQNRCVFEEVIKPERIIFTHLQPGHEFEVTATFQKVLEGRCKLIFEMLFTSKDECDLVRSFVLEANEENFDRLEQVLNSTAKHIGINQ
- a CDS encoding carbonic anhydrase; this translates as MNKALVRLMAGFRRFKEKYFQEELENSIYRRLASSGQTPKTFLIGCSDSRVDPAILTGALPGELFVVRNVANLVPPCEPSAVGFHGTSSALEFAVVNLKVENIIILGHRQCGGIRALMRGPQENPDSFVSQWMNIAKDARKVVMQEHGNEDEETRIRYAEMESIKVSLRNLMTFPFVREAVESGQLSCIGVYFDLEEGELWEFDQDTNKFRQLELTRHGVT
- a CDS encoding VOC family protein — protein: MKDVNTYLTFDGSCKEAMSFYQKCLEGELQMTTFGESNMPTPPEAKDRVMHARMFKGGMTLIMASDTMPGMQCRQGDNFSISLTCENAGEAEKFFVSLSEGGIVKMPLQETFWAEKFAMFTDKFGINWMINLEKAH
- a CDS encoding DUF1428 domain-containing protein produces the protein MAYVDGFVLVVPKKNINIYKKMAKLAGKVWMEHGALEYRETVSDNLKTEGDVLPFPKMTKAKPSDYVCFSWVVYKSKAHRNAVVKKVMTDPRLHAYTEMPFDMKKMSYGGFKTIVDLS
- a CDS encoding DoxX family membrane protein, whose amino-acid sequence is MKNKLPLIARIILGLIYFVFGLNGFLNFIPAPPTMPEATVAFFNGMMSTGYFFPVLKATETIGGLLLLSGFAAPLALVVLAPITIQIALFHGILTPGLENFAIPLLMIILHVTAAMAYWPMYRPLFNRQVYK
- a CDS encoding ABC transporter permease, which translates into the protein MNIYAIKAIFTFEMTRFFRTLFQSIASPVLSTSLYFIVFGAAIGSKMENMQGVSYGAFIVPGLIMLSIMTESISNASFGIYLPRFTGTIYEILSAPISAFEIVVGYVGAAATKSLILGLIILITAKFFVNYEVEHPVWMLSFLVLISVTFSLFGFIIGLWADGFEKLQIIPLMIMTPLTFLGGSFYSIEMLPPVWQKISLFNPVVYLISGFRWSFYGVSDVGVTTSLILTLVFLVICLISVWRIFRTGYKIKA
- a CDS encoding ABC transporter ATP-binding protein — its product is MNEVISVNDLNKTYSSGLLALKNVNLKINRGEIFALLGPNGAGKTTLINAICGIVNPTSGTILADGFDVIKEYRKARAKIGLVPQELTGDMFEIVWNTVQFSQGVFGKPRNKEYLEKILRDLSLWDKKDSRIMALSGGMKRRVMIAKALAHEPEILFLDEPTAGVDVSLRHDMWQMVRGLRNKGVTIILTTHYIEEAEEMADRIGVINKGELIVVEEKNRLMKKLGKKQLTLQLLKPLSEVPSGLKDFQVELSKDKETLVCSFDSKKEETAVLLFLKQIINNGIEFKDIKSRESSLEEIFVRLIGGSK